In Burkholderiales bacterium, the following are encoded in one genomic region:
- a CDS encoding PilT/PilU family type 4a pilus ATPase, with translation MERERATKFIHELLDLLVKQKGSDLFITADFPPAIKVDGKITPVSKSSLTPQHTIELVRSVMNDKQAAEFESTKECNFAISPPGVGRFRVNAFVQQARVGMVLRTINTNIPKFEDLGLPPVLKDVIMSKRGIMLFIGATGCGKSTSMAALLGYRNENSFGHIITIEDPIEFVHGHSNCIITQREVGVDTDGWQIALKNSLRQAPDVILIGEIRDRETMDYAVAFAETGHLCLATLHANSTNQALDRIINFFPEERRSQLLMDLSLNVRAFVAQRLIPRRDGKGRVPAVEVMLNSPLVSDLIFKGDVGGIKDIMKRSRELGMQTFDQSLFDLYEGGLISYEDALRNADSLNDLRLTIKLEGKEAKNRNVFSGLGNLDIVPDAPTPASGTVFR, from the coding sequence ATGGAACGAGAACGCGCCACCAAGTTCATCCACGAGCTCCTCGACCTCCTGGTCAAGCAGAAGGGCTCGGATCTCTTCATCACCGCGGACTTCCCGCCCGCGATCAAGGTGGACGGCAAGATCACGCCGGTGTCGAAGTCCTCGCTCACGCCGCAGCACACGATCGAGCTGGTGCGCAGCGTGATGAACGACAAGCAGGCGGCCGAGTTCGAGTCGACCAAGGAGTGCAACTTCGCGATCAGCCCGCCGGGCGTCGGACGCTTCCGCGTCAACGCGTTCGTCCAGCAGGCGCGCGTGGGCATGGTGCTGCGGACCATCAACACCAACATCCCGAAGTTCGAGGACCTCGGGCTGCCGCCGGTGCTGAAGGACGTGATCATGAGCAAGCGCGGCATCATGCTGTTCATCGGCGCGACCGGCTGCGGCAAGTCGACGTCGATGGCGGCGCTGCTCGGCTACCGGAACGAGAACAGCTTCGGCCACATCATCACGATCGAGGACCCGATCGAGTTCGTGCACGGCCACTCGAACTGCATCATCACGCAGCGCGAGGTGGGCGTCGACACCGACGGCTGGCAGATCGCGCTCAAGAACTCGCTGCGCCAGGCGCCCGACGTCATCCTGATCGGCGAAATCCGCGACCGCGAGACGATGGACTACGCGGTGGCGTTCGCCGAGACCGGCCACCTGTGCCTCGCGACGCTGCACGCGAACAGCACCAACCAGGCGCTCGACCGCATCATCAACTTCTTCCCCGAGGAGCGGCGCAGCCAGCTCCTGATGGACCTCTCGCTCAACGTGCGCGCGTTCGTCGCGCAGCGCCTGATCCCGCGGCGCGACGGCAAGGGCCGCGTGCCCGCGGTCGAGGTCATGCTGAACTCCCCGCTCGTCTCCGACCTGATCTTCAAGGGCGACGTCGGCGGCATCAAGGACATCATGAAGCGCAGCCGCGAACTCGGCATGCAGACCTTCGACCAGTCGCTCTTCGACCTCTACGAGGGCGGCCTCATCAGCTACGAGGACGCGCTGCGCAACGCCGACTCCCTCAACGACCTGCGCCTCACCATCAAGCTCGAGGGCAAGGAGGCGAAGAACCGCAACGTGTTCTCCGGCCTCGGCAACCTCGACATCGTTCCCGATGCGCCGACGCCGGCGTCGGGAACAGTTTTCAGATGA
- a CDS encoding type IV pilus twitching motility protein PilT: MDITELLAFAVKNKASDLHLSSGLPPMIRVHGDIRRINLPPMEHEDVHAMVYDIMSDAQRKMYEETLECDFSFAVPNLARFRVNAYNQQRGAAAAFRTIPSKVLSLEELNAPKIFADLTTRPRGLILVTGPTGSGKSTTLAAMVNHVNENEYGHVLTIEDPIEFLHESKKCLINQREVGPHTMSFSNALRAALREDPDYILVGEMRDLETIRLALTAAETGHLVFGTLHTSSAAKTMDRIIDVFPAAEKDMVRAMLSESIVAVISQTLLKTKDGQGRIAAHEIMIGTPAIRNLIRENKVAQMYSAIQTSQAMGMQTLDQCLVEMVRRNQVSGAEARARAVNKDLFAG, from the coding sequence ATGGACATCACCGAACTCCTCGCCTTCGCGGTCAAGAACAAGGCGTCCGACCTGCACCTCTCGTCGGGGCTGCCACCGATGATCCGCGTCCACGGCGACATCCGGCGCATCAACCTGCCGCCGATGGAGCACGAAGACGTGCACGCCATGGTGTACGACATCATGAGCGACGCGCAGCGGAAGATGTACGAGGAGACGCTGGAGTGCGACTTCAGCTTCGCGGTCCCCAACCTCGCGCGCTTCCGCGTCAACGCGTACAACCAGCAGCGCGGCGCGGCGGCGGCGTTCCGCACCATCCCGTCGAAGGTCCTGTCGCTCGAGGAGCTGAACGCGCCGAAGATCTTCGCCGACCTGACGACGCGCCCGCGCGGCCTGATCCTCGTGACCGGCCCGACCGGCTCGGGCAAGTCGACGACGCTGGCCGCGATGGTCAACCACGTCAACGAGAACGAGTACGGCCACGTGCTGACGATCGAGGACCCGATCGAGTTCCTGCACGAGTCGAAGAAGTGCCTGATCAACCAGCGCGAGGTCGGCCCGCACACCATGTCGTTCTCCAACGCGCTGCGCGCGGCCTTGCGCGAGGACCCCGACTACATCCTGGTCGGCGAGATGCGCGACCTCGAGACCATCCGGCTCGCGCTCACCGCGGCCGAGACCGGCCACCTCGTGTTCGGCACGCTGCACACGAGTTCGGCGGCCAAGACCATGGACCGCATCATCGACGTGTTCCCGGCGGCCGAGAAGGACATGGTCCGCGCGATGCTCTCCGAGTCGATCGTCGCGGTGATCTCGCAGACGCTGCTCAAGACCAAGGACGGACAGGGGCGCATCGCGGCGCACGAGATCATGATCGGAACGCCGGCGATCCGGAACCTGATTCGCGAGAACAAGGTCGCGCAGATGTACTCGGCGATCCAGACCTCGCAGGCGATGGGCATGCAGACGCTCGACCAATGCCTGGTCGAGATGGTCCGGCGCAACCAGGTCTCCGGCGCCGAGGCACGCGCACGCGCCGTCAACAAGGACCTGTTCGCGGGCTGA
- a CDS encoding YggS family pyridoxal phosphate-dependent enzyme has translation MGLDEKAWQDARVRIVRAAEAAGRDPAAIRLCAVSKTRPAQAVREAFGLGQRCFGENYVQEAAEKRAALPELAGLEWRLIGPLQSNKAALAAEVFDAVESIDRPKIAQRLSTARAGRTPIEALVQVNISGEASKSGVAPEGALALARVVASLPGLAFAGFMGIAEPTDDLRLQRAQFARLRRCRDEALDAGLDARVLSMGMTGDLESAILEGSTEVRLGTALFGERTRSPSRGPA, from the coding sequence ATGGGCCTCGACGAGAAGGCATGGCAAGACGCGCGGGTGCGCATCGTCCGGGCTGCCGAGGCGGCCGGCCGCGACCCGGCGGCGATCCGGCTGTGCGCGGTGTCCAAGACCCGGCCGGCGCAGGCGGTCCGCGAGGCATTCGGCCTCGGACAGCGCTGCTTCGGCGAGAACTACGTGCAGGAGGCGGCGGAGAAGCGGGCGGCGCTTCCGGAACTGGCCGGCCTCGAATGGCGCCTGATCGGTCCGCTGCAAAGCAACAAGGCGGCGCTGGCCGCGGAAGTGTTCGACGCGGTCGAGTCGATCGACCGGCCGAAGATCGCGCAGCGTCTGTCGACGGCGAGGGCCGGGCGCACGCCGATCGAGGCGCTGGTCCAGGTCAACATCAGCGGCGAGGCGTCGAAGAGCGGCGTCGCGCCAGAGGGCGCGCTCGCGCTCGCACGGGTCGTCGCGTCGCTGCCGGGTCTCGCGTTCGCCGGCTTCATGGGCATCGCCGAGCCGACCGACGACCTGCGCCTGCAGCGCGCGCAGTTCGCGCGGCTGCGACGCTGCCGCGACGAAGCGCTCGACGCGGGGCTCGACGCGCGCGTGCTGTCGATGGGGATGACCGGCGATCTCGAATCCGCGATCCTCGAAGGCTCGACCGAGGTGCGGCTCGGCACCGCGCTCTTCGGCGAGCGGACGCGTTCACCCTCGCGCGGGCCGGCATGA